In Gossypium arboreum isolate Shixiya-1 chromosome 6, ASM2569848v2, whole genome shotgun sequence, the following are encoded in one genomic region:
- the LOC108453215 gene encoding uncharacterized protein LOC108453215: protein MGSSILPDLGAEILIPVCAVIGIAFSLVQWLLVSKVKLSPGRDSGSPGNNGAGGKNGYSDYLIEEEEGLNDHNVVIKCAEIQTAISEGATSFLFTEYQYVGIFMVAFAILIFLFLGSVEGFSTKSQPCTYDKSKMCKPALATAIFSTVSFLLGAVTSVVSGFLGMKIATYANARTTLEARKGVGKAFITAFRSGAVMGFLLAANGLLVLYIAINLFKLYYGDDWGGLFEAITGYGLGGSSMALFGRVGGGIYTKAADVGADLVGKVERNIPEDDPRNPAVIADNVGDNVGDIAGMGSDLFGSYAESSCAALVVASISSFGINHELTPMLYPLIISSVGIIVCLITTLFATDFFEIKAVKEIEPSLKRQLIISTVLMTIGIGIVSWVALPSSFTIFNFGDQKAVKNWQLFLCVAVGLWAGLIIGFVTEYYTSNAYSPVQDVADSCRTGAATNVIFGLALGYKSCIIPIFAIAISIFVSFSFAAMYGIAVAALGMLSTIATGLAIDAYGPISDNAGGIAEMAGMSHRIRERTDALDAAGNTTAAIGKGFAIGSAALVSLALFGAFVSRAAISTVDVLTPKVFIGLLVGAMLPYWFSAMTMKSVGSAALKMVEEVRRQFNTIPGLMEGTAKPDYATCVKISTDASIKEMIPPGALVMLTPLIVGIFFGVETLSGVLAGSLVSGVQIAISASNTGGAWDNAKKYIEAGASEHARTLGPKGSEPHKAAVIGDTIGDPLKDTSGPSLNILIKLMAVESLVFAPFFATHGGLLFKILVDNEINDDDDYDNGQSRKELRTLLRNNGAAAAPSFSRAAKTVPLEILSSLLILDTPIVERVSGSALFRRLLPIANFRCISRDFLSAKQVMITHHCLHPSLSKPSLSFLSSSSPPFLQHLSFLPKSPSITKPVLVHSVKPLHVKCSSTNSTSQSHPDHAPPISTLKIAIIGFGNYGQFLAKTLVSQGHIVLAHSRSDYSHVAKKLGVPFFLNPHDLCEQHPEIILLSTSVISTEQVLRSLPLQRLKRSTLFVDVLSVKEFARNLLLDSLPPDFDIICSHPMFGPQSAKQSWKDLFFVYEKVRIGNESSRVQRCEQFLGIFQSEGCKMVEMSCQEHDKLAAGSQFMTHTVGRVLDMLGLESTPINTKGYETLLDLVENTCRDSFDLYYGLFLYNKSALEMVERLDLAFDALRNELFGRLHHVVRKQLFENGEKVKSVHDSSYQNGAASAFSSNALRYQDVTIPYEFKGKISGSVDDNSKLKVAIVGFGNFGQFLAKTLARQGHSVLAYSRTDYRDAAQKLGVSFFSDANDLCEEHPEVILLCTSILSTEKVLKSMPFQRLKRSTLFVDVLSVKEFPRNLFLQHLPPEFDILCTHPMFGPESGKNGWNELPFVFDKVRIGNDERRVARCNSFLDIFAREGCRMVEMTCAEHDWHAAGSQFITHTMGRVLEKLQLESTPINTKGYETLLKLVENTAGDSFELYYGLFMYNVNAMEQLERMDFAFESLKKQLFGRLHGVLRKELFGDSEKLEVLQEKSVRKNGAALSSSPESVKIS, encoded by the exons GAGCAACCTCATTTCTTTTCACCGAGTaccagtatgttggcattttcaTGGTTGCTTTTGCAATCTTGATTTTCCTTTTCCTTGGCTCGGTAGAGGGTTTCAGCACAAAGAGCCAGCCTTGCACTTATGACAAATCTAAGATGTGCAAACCTGCTCTTGCCACTGCTATATTCAGCACagtatctttcttgctcggtgctGTCACTTCAGTAGTTTCTGGCTTTCTTGGGATGAAAATTGCTACCTATGCTAATGCTCGAACCACCCTGGAGGCAAGAAAGGGAGTTGGGAAGGCATTTATTACTGCATTCAGATCTGGTGCTGTCATGGGCTTTCTTCTTGCTGCAAATGGTCTTTTGGTGCTTTACATTGCCATCAACTTATTCAAGCTCTACTATGGTgatgattggggtggtctttttGAGGCAATCACTGGTTATGGACTTGGAGGTTCATCCATGGCGCTTTTTGGAAGAGTTGGTGGAGGCATCTATACGAAAGCTGCTGATGTGGGTGCTGATCTTGTAGGCAAGGTGGAAAGGAACATTCCTGAGGATGACCCTAGAAACCCAGCT GTGATTGCTGACAATGTTGGGGATAATGTTGGTGATATCGCTGGGATGGGATCTGATCTTTTTGGGTCCTATGCTGAATCATCTTGTGCTGCACTTGTTGTCGCTTCCATCTCTTCTTTTGGCATCAATCATGAATTGACTCCGATGTTATATCCTCTCATTATAAGTTCCGTTGGTATCATTGTTTGTTTAATCACCACCTTATTTGCTACTGATTTCTTTGAGATCAAGGCTGTTAAGGAAATTGAGCCATCATTAAAGAGGCAGCTTATCATCTCCACTGTTCTCATGACTATCGGAATTGGGATTGTTAGTTGGGTAGCTCTTCCATCTTCCTTTACCATTTTCAATTTTGGAGATCAGAAAGCTGTGAAGAATTG GCAGCTATTCTTATGTGTTGCTGTTGGTCTTTGGGCTGGCCTAATTATCGGTTTTGTAACCGAGTACTACACTAGCAATGCATACAG CCCTGTACAAGACGTTGCTGATTCCTGCAGGACTGGAGCAGCGACTAATGTTATTTTCGGCCTTGCTTTGGGTTACAAGTCTTGCATTATTCCTATTTTTGCCATTGCAATCAGTATTTTTGTTAGTTTCAGCTTTGCAGCTATGTATGGCATTGCTGTTGCTGCCCTTGGAATGCTGAGCACCATAGCTACTGGATTGGCTATTGATGCTTATGGTCCCATCAGTGATAATGCTGGAGGCATTGCTGAGATGGCTGGCATGAGCCACAGAATTCGAGAGAGAACTGATGCTCTTGATGCTGCAGGAAACACCACTGCTGCTATTGGAAAG GGTTTCGCCATTGGTTCAGCAGCCCTTGTGTCCCTTGCCCTCTTTGGTGCCTTTGTGAGCCGTGCTGCTATTTCAACAGTTGATGTATTGACCCCTAAAGTTTTTATTGGGTTGCTTGTTGGGGCAATGCTTCCTTACTGGTTCTCTGCTATGACCATGAAGAGTGTGGGAAGTGCTGCTTTGAAGATGGTTGAGGAAGTGCGTCGGCAATTTAACACGATCCCAGGTCTCATGGAGGGCACTGCTAAGCCAGACTATGCTACCTGTGTTAAGATCTCTACTGATGCTTCCATCAAAGAAATGATCCCACCTGGTGCGCTAGTTATGCTCACACCCCTTATTGTTGGGATCTTTTTTGGTGTTGAAACTCTCTCTGGTGTCCTCGCTGGATCCCTCGTCTCTGGCGTCCAG ATTGCTATCTCCGCATCGAACACAGGGGGTGCTTGGGATAATGCTAAGAAGTATATCGAG GCCGGTGCTTCAGAACATGCAAGAACTCTTGGTCCCAAAGGATCAGAACCACATAAGGCAGCTGTTATCGGTGACACCATTGGGGACCCTTTAAAGGATACATCCGGACCATCACTGAACATCCTCATCAAGCTAATGGCTGTTGAATCACTTGTCTTTGCACCCTTCTTCGCCACACACGGTGGACTGCTTTTCAAGATATT GGTTGACAATGAAATCAATGATGATGATGACTATGATAATGGTCAATCTAGAAAAGAGTTAAGAACT CTTTTGAGAAACAATGGTGCTGCAGCCGCTCCCTCTTTCTCTAGGGCCGCTAAAACAGTACCCCTTGAAATCTTAAGTTCATTGCTGATTTTGGACACACCCATAGTCGAAAGGGTCTCAGGGTCAGCCCTCTTTCGCCGGTTGCTGCCGATTGCCAATTTTAGGTGCATAAGCAGAGATTTCCTTTCTGCTAAACAAGTCATGATTACTCATCATTGTCTCCATCCGTCCCTTTCCAAGccctctctttcttttctttcctcttcCTCTCCACCTTTCCTCCAACACCTCTCTTTCCTTCCAAAATCACCTTCAATAACAAAACCCGTACTTGTCCATTCCGTTAAACCACTCCATGTCAAATGCTCCTCCACCAATTCCACATCCCAATCCCACCCAGACCATGCACCACCCATTTCCACCCTCAAGATTGCCATCATTGGCTTCGGTAACTACGGCCAGTTCCTTGCTAAAACTCTTGTTTCTCAAGGCCACATAGTTTTAGCCCACTCGAGATCCGATTATTCCCACGTAGCCAAAAAACTGGGAGTTCCCTTCTTCTTAAACCCCCACGACTTATGTGAGCAACACCCAGAAATTATACTCCTTTCTACTTCAGTTATCTCAACCGAACAAGTTTTGAGAAGTCTTCCTTTACAAAGACTTAAACGCTCCACGTTGTTTGTCGATGTTTTATCCGTCAAAGAGTTCGCCAGGAATCTACTCCTCGATTCCTTGCCTCCTGATTTCGATATCATTTGTTCGCATCCCATGTTCGGACCACAAAGCGCCAAGCAAAGCTGGAAAGACCTCTTCTTTGTTTACGAAAAGGTTAGAATCGGAAACGAATCCTCCAGGGTTCAAAGATGTGAACAATTCCTTGGAATTTTTCAGAGTGAAGGGTGTAAAATGGTGGAAATGAGCTGCCAGGAGCACGACAAGCTTGCGGCGGGGTCACAGTTTATGACACACACGGTTGGAAGAGTGTTAGACATGTTGGGGTTGGAGTCAACGCCGATTAATACAAAGGGTTATGAGACTTTGTTGGATTTGGTTGAGAATACTTGTAGGGATAGCTTTGATTTGTATTACGGGTTGTTTCTGTATAATAAGAGTGCTTTGGAGATGGTGGAGAGGTTAGATTTGGCCTTTGATGCTTTAAGGAATGAACTTTTTGGTAGGCTGCATCACGTTGTGAGGAAACAGTTGTTTGAGAATGGAGAGAAGGTAAAGAGTGTGCATGATAGTAGTTACCAAAATGGTGCTGCATCGGCTTTCAGCTCAAATGCTTTGAG ATATCAAGATGTTACTATACCTTATGAATTTAAAGGAAAGATATCGGGAAGTGTTGATGACAATTCAAAGCTCAAGGTGGCGATTGTTGGATTTGGAAACTTTGGCCAGTTCCTTGCAAAGACTCTGGCTCGTCAGGGCCACTCTGTTTTAGCCTATTCTCGAACTGATTATCGAGATGCAGCTCAGAAATTGGGGGTTTCTTTCTTCTCTGATGCTAATGACCTCTGTGAAGAGCATCCTGAAGTTATTCTCTTGTGTACCTCGATTCTTTCGACTGAAAAAGTTCTCAAGTCAATGCCTTTTCAGAGATTGAAGAGAAGTACTCTGTTTGTTGATGTACTATCAGTGAAGGAGTTTCCAAGGAATTTGTTTCTTCAACATTTACCGCCAGAGTTTGATATTCTATGCACACATCCCATGTTTGGACCTGAAAGTGGTAAAAATGGATGGAACGAGCTTCCTTTTGTTTTTGATAAGGTGAGGATTGGAAATGATGAAAGACGGGTAGCTCGATGTAATAGTTTCCTTGATATTTTTGCAAGAGAAGGATGCCGAATGGTGGAGATGACATGTGCAGAACATGATTGGCATGCGGCAGGTTCTCAATTTATTACCCATACGATGGGCAGGGTTTTGGAGAAGTTGCAGTTGGAGTCTACACCAATTAACACAAAAGGTTACGAGACTCTGTTGAAGTTGGTGGAGAATACAGCAGGCGACAGCTTTGAGCTTTATTATGGGCTTTTCATGTACAATGTAAATGCTATGGAACAGCTTGAGAGAATGGATTTTGCGTTTGAGTCATTGAAGAAGCAGCTCTTTGGTAGATTGCATGGTGTTCTTCGGAAGGAACTGTTTGGAGATTCAGAGAAGCTTGAGGTATTGCAGGAGAAATCAGTTAGGAAAAATGGTGCAGCACTTTCATCTTCTCCGGAGAGTGTTAAAATCAGCTAG